TTCTCTCCAGGCTCCATTTCCAAGCTTTCCAGGGCTGCCAAGCTCTGCTCTTGTGGGTAGATGTCTCTTATGGCATCCCAATATCttcctctggcattgttgaacggTTCTCTGTCGTCATCCCCCTCGCATTTAGCCTTCTGGTCGATAGTTCGAACCTTCACTTTCCCATCCAGTCGTAAGATGATGGCTCGGATGTCTCCCATTGCCAGGCGGTCTTGTGCCGTCAGCTTCTCGAAAGCCCTTATCCATTGGGCTCCTCCGGCCGACAGTGGAGGAAGTACAGTGACTAACTCGTTCATGTCTCTATGGCTCCATGGTTCGTACCGGGCTGCCCCGCCTGCATCCAACAGCAGTGGGCATTGGAACTGGCTGTTGTCGCTCCACCCTCCTTTGTGGGCCTGGTGTGACCTGGTTCTGGCGGACATTCCTCTTTGATCTACTTCCATTTCTTTTCCTGTTATTATTACAGAATCTGTCTTTTCGTGGCGGCTTTTCCTCTGGTTCCGCTtgtatctctcctcttcttcaatTCTTTCCAGTTTTTCTTCCAGCACCCTTCGTTGTTCGTCTGGGATTTCTTCACGCTCCCCTTCAATCAGGCTGTCCTGGTCAAGTTCATGGCTTGCGTAGCCAGTTCTTCTGGGAATGCTGGACTGGCACAGGCTACTGTTTAGGTCAGGTTCATACCCCGTTCTTTGGGGAATGTCGGGCTGGCTGTAGTTGCGAGGTCTCGTTTGGCTGTTtaaagaggctggggctggacgtTCTCTTGATTCgttttcttccctcctttcttgcTCCATCATCGTTGCCTGTGTTTTGATGATCCTTTCTCCCAGTATTGATGCCATTTCTGTCAGTTCTTCCACTGTAAGATCATCTGGGATGTCCGTGCGTCTCCCGTTGACTTCTAATTCAAGTTTTCCCGACTTGACCTCGAACACTGGGGCTTGGGTAAATGGATTGTTGGATGAATAAGGTGGGGGAGCTGTAGGGGCTTTTGGGGTCTCCTTGGCGTCTGGAGCTGTTGGAGTTATTGCCTCTGTGATGTCTGGGTACAATCTTTTTTCACTTATTTTTGGCGGCAGGTGGGTTGTTATTGGTTGATTTTCTGGGATGGTCAACATCATTATTAATTCTGTTGCCCTTGCATGTTTCAGCTTAGCTTGTTCATAGGCTCGCTTGCTTCCTCCTATCTTGTGGCTGCCTGCCTTTTCCCATTCATTTTTCTTGGAAATCATCTCTTGTCTCTCAAATTCGGTTATTTTCTTCCTGTCATCCAATGTTACTTCCATTACATTTCCCAGAATcagtcccctccttccccaatcCAGGTATAGATGCTCAAATGTCTTGCgtttctcctctatctctttcttggaATTGGTGGCTTCCAGCCTTCTCCACATCACATCCTTTACTGCCTTCAAGGTGGTTGGTCTGGAcgccatccttctcttctcctggtGTTTCTAAGTCTGGTGTCAGTCAGATCAGGCTTGTGTCAGGGTAAATTCTGGATACAGTCAAGTCAGTGATGTTGCTGGATAGTCGAGTCGGTCTAGTTGGATACAGTCAAGTCAATTATGTCCTCTGGttcaatgatgaactcagctcTGACCCAATTGATTGTCTTCCTGTTGCCTTCAATTGGCCTCAGCCTCTCCAGCAATGCTGTCTGATCGTCAGTCCGCCTCCCTGGTAGTTCCTCCCAAGCTTCCTTTATCTCCTCGTGCTTTGCACGTTTCCGTGGACGTGACTTGTCTTCAGGTGATTCTTTTCTGCCTGGCCAGTGCTTCATATGCCAGACGGCCTTGTATGTCACACAGATTCTGGTTATCCACTTATCCGGGCGAGCCTCGACTTCACTCGTTGTTGTCCCTCGCAGATATTCTTCCAACGTTGGTGGTTCAAAGAAGGCGTCAAAAGTTTTCGAGTGTGCGCTCTTGTGGAGCTTCTCCACGATTGGCTGCAAGTGTGAAGGTTTGACTATAATTTGTGATGCCAGCTTCTCGAAATATTCTGCTTGTGTTGGATActgttcttttatttcctccttgtttatgcactgcagcgatcctgcaaacacaagtttgtattcttcctcagttaatgccactcttctgttggttgtggggtcttttttaccgctgccttctttaaacccagtatctgggttgaccgtgtatttggtctgccaccagtctaatattttataacctggccttaattcaacgtgcgatggacgccacttcatttgtcctctccttaaagacacataaacataactttttcttgtttgaaacagacataaaacaaacatgacagatacatataggcaacataaggcaaacataacagacacacacagatagcaaggtcacgtctgaccataaatacttgttgttccaccactggttggaatcaaacaataacagctgtagtaatgccatgtaccactagtcggagccagacaaaatagaactgcaataatataatccaccaccagtcggagccacagacaaaacacaactgcaataatataatccaccaccagtcggagcTCACCAACCCCCCAACTGCCACCAGCCGGATCCAGGCTAGTAACAGCTGCAACCCACTGTCACCAGTCAATGccaaccaccaaaataattgtaatagcGCTTACCTGTTGCTGGTCGTAGCTGTGGGTAGAGTCTCAAagatccacacatacacatcagtattagagagagagagagagagagagagagagagagagagagagagagagagagagagagagagagagagagagagacaaggagtttagttggcaccggtaggtctcagctccttgaccagagagaggtaaagagagagagagacatagagagagagagagagagagagagtgtgtgtagtgcaagagaggggaggggaggagaggggtggggaggtgtgtgaagggagagagtgtgtgagaggggagtggtggggaggtgaggtgtgtgaagggagagacgagagggtgtgtgagaggggaggggttggaggggaggggttgggagttgaggggaggtgtgagggggggaggggaggggagagaggagaggaggggggaggagaggagaggggaggtggggagagcgagagagagagggcgagagtgagagagtgtgtgagagggtaggggttggaggggtagggagttgaggggagatgtgtgaagggagaggagaggagaaaggagaggagaggagtggagaggggaggagaggagaggggaggagaggagaggagaggggaagggaagggaggggaggtgtgtgaagggagagtgtgtgagaggggagg
This genomic window from Hypomesus transpacificus isolate Combined female chromosome 4, fHypTra1, whole genome shotgun sequence contains:
- the LOC124467434 gene encoding uncharacterized protein LOC124467434, whose protein sequence is MASRPTTLKAVKDVMWRRLEATNSKKEIEEKRKTFEHLYLDWGRRGLILGNVMEVTLDDRKKITEFERQEMISKKNEWEKAGSHKIGGSKRAYEQAKLKHARATELIMMLTIPENQPITTHLPPKISEKRLYPDITEAITPTAPDAKETPKAPTAPPPYSSNNPFTQAPVFEVKSGKLELEVNGRRTDIPDDLTVEELTEMASILGERIIKTQATMMEQERREENESRERPAPASLNSQTRPRNYSQPDIPQRTGYEPDLNSSLCQSSIPRRTGYASHELDQDSLIEGEREEIPDEQRRVLEEKLERIEEEERYKRNQRKSRHEKTDSVIITGKEMEVDQRGMSARTRSHQAHKGGWSDNSQFQCPLLLDAGGAARYEPWSHRDMNELVTVLPPLSAGGAQWIRAFEKLTAQDRLAMGDIRAIILRLDGKVKVRTIDQKAKCEGDDDREPFNNARGRYWDAIRDIYPQEQSLAALESLEMEPGEKMHAFLRRAEDVWLEGTGERHDVTKGQLLFWKSAVVRALPKAVRDELEDVVGLTYKPVAEWTNYLIHYQKKHDKAEKELCLKDSDMNRQLLRGRVADRHDMANEKKKATKTQMIVEEPLFEQMAVEVRPKPPQPQYPLPQPQHPPPQPQYPLPQIPPQPQYPLPQPQYPLPQIPPQPQYPRPQQPQPQYPQPQYQYPSAFPQNAPQYAYPTGGGRGGQRGACYTCGETTHFARECPQGQNKRGRGGYNKRGGGRGQITLNLQVPQPQQTQQPAGLPLLQPPNATQMPVATWTLDQWDGDQ